The sequence below is a genomic window from Helicobacter sp. 'house sparrow 1'.
CCCATACTTCAAACTCTCCAAGATCTTTTAGTTCAAAACGACAAAAAGGCTCATCATCTCTTAGAAAAAAATGGATATTTTTTATATCTTTTTTTGGAGAAAGGGTAATGTATTGATCCTTTAGGGTATGAAGAAAGGGATCATCAATATTAATACAAGCTTTTTTTGCAGATTTTAAAAAATCTTTATAGGCTTGATAAAATTTCTCTAAGCTATAATCATAGCTTTCCATATGCTCTGGTTCTGCATTTGTCACAATTGCACAATAGGGATTTGAATTTAGGAAGCTTTTATCAGATTCATCTGCCTCAAAAATAATTCCCTCGCTCATATTCTCTCTAACATTAGAACCAAATTCTTTACTCTCTGCTCCAATAATTGCACCAAAATTATTAAAAATACTACTTAGCATTGCACTTGTGGTGCTTTTTCCATGAGCTCCACACACGCTAAATACTTTCTTTTGTCCTAGTATGAGATTTAATGCATCCTTGCGAGATAAGATGGGGATATTTTTCTTCTTGGCTTCAATAATTTCTATATTATCTTCTTTGATAATTGCTGAATGAATTACTAAATCTTGATTTTGTATTGCATCAGGGCAGTGAGGAATATAAACCTTAACTCCTTGCCCTTCTAAGCTTTTTACCAGTTTATTGGAAGCGATATCACTACCACTAATGGTGGCTCCTTGAGCCTTTAGATATTTTGCAATACCTGATATGCCAATACCACCAATCCCAATAAAATGAATTTTTAAATCTTTAATAGGTTTCAACTTCATCCTTTTTTCAAAAATCTTGCAATTGTTTTTAAAATAGGTTCTAATATGGGTGTTTCATAAACTAAAGCAATTCTCACATACCCTTTACCTGCATTATTTCTACCTAAGAAACTACCAGGCAAGACTAAAATACCCTCTTCTTCATAAAGTTTTTTGCAAAATTCTATTTCATCTCCAACATAAAGCCAAACATAAAAACTAAAGGGATATATTTTGGTTTCAGGAAATATTTTTTTGGCAAGTGCTAAATTTTTGGCATATTGCATTTGAATCTGTTTGGCTTGTGTATGAGATTCCCAAGCCATACTGGCTGTTTTTTGCAGGGGCGAGGGAATTGCTACTCCTAGATAAGTGCGATAAGTGAGATAGGGTTTTAAGATATTACTATCTCCTGCTATGAAACCACTTCTAAGACTTGGAGCAGAGAGCCTTTT
It includes:
- the murC gene encoding UDP-N-acetylmuramate--L-alanine ligase, translating into MKLKPIKDLKIHFIGIGGIGISGIAKYLKAQGATISGSDIASNKLVKSLEGQGVKVYIPHCPDAIQNQDLVIHSAIIKEDNIEIIEAKKKNIPILSRKDALNLILGQKKVFSVCGAHGKSTTSAMLSSIFNNFGAIIGAESKEFGSNVRENMSEGIIFEADESDKSFLNSNPYCAIVTNAEPEHMESYDYSLEKFYQAYKDFLKSAKKACINIDDPFLHTLKDQYITLSPKKDIKNIHFFLRDDEPFCRFELKDLGEFEVWGFGEHTASNASLAILIAQTQMDIKTIRENLKNFAGIKKRFDIIQKGKLYIIDDYAHHPTEIVATLSATKTYATLKHIKKIIAIWQPHKFSRLRDNLEAFQKSFINCDELIILPTWKAGEKEIYFDMQELFKQYSPILATHIKNNKGVIEIYNQTQLIKTIQDNLVIGLGAGDITYQLRGEK